The following coding sequences are from one Macaca mulatta isolate MMU2019108-1 chromosome 7, T2T-MMU8v2.0, whole genome shotgun sequence window:
- the SIX1 gene encoding homeobox protein SIX1, with product MSMLPSFGFTQEQVACVCEVLQQGGNLERLGRFLWSLPACDHLHKNESVLKAKAVVAFHRGNFRELYKILESHQFSPHNHPKLQQLWLKAHYVEAEKLRGRPLGAVGKYRVRRKFPLPRTIWDGEETSYCFKEKSRGVLREWYAHNPYPSPREKRELAEATGLTTTQVSNWFKNRRQRDRAAEAKERENTENNNSSSNKQNQLSPLEGGKPLMSSSEEEFSPPQSPDQNSVLLLQGNMGHTRSSNYSLPGLTASQPSHGLQAHQHQLQDSLLGPLTSSLVDLGS from the exons ATGTCGATGCTGCCGTCGTTTGGCTTTACGCAGGAGCAAGTGGCATGCGTGTGCGAGGTTCTGCAGCAAGGCGGAAACCTGGAGCGCCTGGGTAGGTTCCTGTGGTCACTGCCCGCCTGCGACCACCTGCACAAGAACGAGAGCGTGCTCAAGGCCAAGGCGGTGGTCGCCTTCCACCGCGGCAACTTCCGTGAGCTCTACAAGATCCTGGAGAGCCACCAGTTCTCGCCTCACAACCACCCCAAACTGCAGCAACTGTGGCTGAAGGCGCATTATGTGGAGGCCGAGAAGCTGCGCGGCCGACCCCTGGGCGCCGTGGGCAAATATCGGGTGCGCCGAAAATTTCCACTGCCGCGCACCATCTGGGACGGCGAGGAGACCAGCTACTGCTTCAAGGAGAAGTCGAGGGGTGTCCTGCGGGAGTGGTACGCTCACAATCCCTACCCCTCGCCGCGCGAGAAGCGGGAGCTGGCCGAAGCTACCGGCCTCACCACCACGCAGGTCAGCAACTGGTTTAAGAACCGGAGGCAAAGAGACCGGGCCGCGGAGGCCAAGGAAAG GGAGAACACCGAAAACAATAACTCCTCCTCCAACAAGCAGAACCAACTCTCTCCTCTGGAAGGGGGCAAGCCGCTCATGTCCAGCTCAGAAGAGGAATTCTCACCTCCCCAAAGTCCAGACCAGAACTCGGTCCTTCTGCTGCAGGGCAATATGGGCCACACCAGGAGCTCAAACTATTCTCTCCCGGGCTTAACAGCTTCGCAGCCCAGTCATGGTCTGCAGGCCCACCAGCATCAGCTCCAAGACTCTCTGCTCGGCCCCCTCACCTCCAGTCTGGTGGACTTGGGTTCCTAA